CAGACCGAGCAGAAGGCGCTCGGGGATCATCCAGTTCACCTTGCGCTGCACGATGGTGGCCGATGCCGCCTCGCCGGCGGCGCGGGTCACCAGGTCCAATGCGGACTTGCCGCCGCCCACGACGACCACGCGCCGTCCGGTGAACGTCCCGGCCCGAACCTTGTCGGAATGCAACACGGTCCCACGGAACAACTCACGCCCGGGCAGCCCGGGCAGTTGGGCATGATGATGGGCCCCACTGGCGACAACGACATAGTCGAATGTCTCGCGACGAACTTCCGCCTCCTTGTCACCGACAGGCCGGGAGCCGACCGACCAGCCGGAGGAGCCCATCCGTCCGGGCCCCTTCACCGGGCGGACCGAGATCACCTCGGTGCCGGGCCGGACGCGATTCAGTACGCCGAAGGCCTCGGCGTAGTGCTCCAGGTAGCGTTGCGTGGCTGCCGCGTCGGCGAAGTGCAAACGGTTGGGGAGGTCCGCGAACTCGAAGAGACGGAGCGCGGATTGACTGGCCAGCCCGTCGTAACAGCCCCTTGACGACCAGATCCCCCCGACCTGCTGGTACTTGTCGAAGACTGTGACGTCGAAACCGTTCTCCAGCAGCACCTTGGCGGCGACGATTCCCCCGGGGCCGGCCCCGACCACACACGCTCTCATCAGCTTTCACTCCCCGTGGGCGATTGCCGTGTCCAGCCCGCTCATCATCCCGGTCGCGGACCTCCATGCCCAGGGCGCCCTCCGGGCCGAACGGTGTATCCGGCCTCACTCATCGACGGTCACCGTTGCCCGCCGCGCGCCTGGGGGCATCCCTGACGCCTTCCGGAAGAACACCGAGAAGTTGGAGGTGCCGGGGAATCCGGGCGTGCCGGCGTAGTCGGCCGTGGTGTGGCGGTCGAGCATGAGGAGCCGTTCGGCTTCCAGGACGATCCGATCGGGATGTACGCCTTCGCGGTGCGGCCGGTGACCTGCTGCTGCACTGCTCCTGAGACAGTGCGGGGCGCATGTCCCGGAGCCTGGGCGGTCCTGCCCGGGCCCTGTCGCGGATCAGTCGAAGGCGACGCTGCGGTGGGCGACCGCACCCCCTGCCGGGGTCCATGTCACATGGCCGTGGTCGAAACGGTTCGCCCGGTTGTCCGGCGGGCCCGTCTCGCTCACTGACCGAGTACCCCAGGAATCCGTTCTCCCAGCCGGTGCTCGCCCACAGGTCGCGGATCGCGCCATGCACCTCGTGCGGGCCGGTGCGCGGAGTCCAGTAGATGGAGCCACCCTCGAAGTGGTTGTAGCGGCCCACTCCATCGGGAGTACTTCACCCAGGACACGGCCGAGCTCGGCGAACACGCTCCGGGTACGTATTCGTTCGCGGTCTGGGACCGTGTCTCAGGAGAGAAGCCCGTCCTGCCTCCTGCCTGACGCCGGGGAGCGGGCGGGAGGCGTACCCGTGTGAGTTCAGGCGTAGGCGTCCTCGACGGCGACTTGGTGCACCGTGCGCAGCGTCGACCGGAGACTGTCCAGATCGGTCGAGCCAAGTGCGAGGCGGATTGCCTGTGGTGTGTGCGTCGAGGTGGTGAACGGCTCCGCCGTGGTGACCGAGATGTGTCGGCGCGCGAGGGCGGCGGTCAGCCGGTCGGCGCGTGCGTCGTCGGGCAGCGGCAGCCAGGTGAAGTAGGACGAGGGGTGGCCGATGAGCGGGAGGCCCGCCAGCTCCTGCCTGACGAGTGCCTGGCGCGTCTTGGCGTCGTCTCGTTTCAGCGCTTCCAGGTGGTTCACCGTGCCGTCGTCGAGCCAGCGGCAGGCGATGGCGGTGGTGAGGGCGGGGGTGTTCCAGGTGGTCGCCCGGATGGCGCGTTCGAGCGAGGGCACCGCAGACGGCGGGGCGAGGACGAAGCCGACCCGCAGGCCGGTGGCGATGCTCTTGGACAGGCCCGAGACGTAGACGGTGATGTCCGGCGCGGTTGCGGCCAGGGGCGGTGGAGGGTCCTCGACCAGGTACGCGTATGAGGCGTCCTCGATGATGAGCGGACCGTACTGCCGAGCGATCCCGATCAGGCGGTTGCGCTCGGTTGTCGGCATGACCCAGCCCAGGGGGTTGTGCAGGGTGGGCATGGAGTAGACCGCGCGCACCGGGCGGGTCGCGCACAGCTTCTCCAGCGCATCGAGATCCGGCCCGTCGGTGGTGGTGGGGATGGGCTCCAGGTCGAGATGGAAGGCGTGCGCGAGCACCTTGAAACCCGGGTAGGTGAGTGCGTCGACCGCGACGACGTCGCCGGCGTTCAGCGTGGCCATGATGGTGATGGCCAGGCCGTGCTGGGCGCCGTTGGTGATGAGGATCTGATCCGCGGCGGCGCCGATTCCCCGGCATCCGAGGTGTCGTGCGACGGAGGCTCTGTCCTGTGGGCGCCCCCGGTGTGGTTGATAGCGCAGCAGCGAGTCGAGATCACCGGAGGTGGCCACCTCTCGCAGGGCCTGCCGCAGGAGATCGGCCTGGCCGGGCAGCGACGGGTAGTTGAAGTTGAGGTCGACCGCGTCTGTGGCGACGTCCTGCTGATCGATGCCGTGACCGGCGGGGACCGCGATGTCACGCACGAACGTGCCGCGGCCCTGTTCCCGGCTCACCAGACCCATCGCCTCCAACTCGGCGTACACCCGGGTCGCGGTCACCACGGCGATGCCCTCGCGGGCGGCGAGGGCGCGGTGGGTCGGCAGCCGCGCCCCCGGGGCGAGGCGCCCGGTCCGGATGTCGGATGCGAGCGCGTCGACCAGCTTTTTGTATCGCGAGGCTGCCATGCGCCGGATTGTATCCATGACAATTCTTTGACTGTCCTGCTTGCGGGTCCCTACCGTCGAGTCCCACTCATCCGGAAGGGACAGCCGCCGTGCACATTGCCATCCTCACCTTCGAGGGCTACAACGAGCTCGACTCCCTGATCGCGCTCGGTGTGCTCAACCGCATCAAGACCGATGACTGGCGCGTCACCATCGCGACCCCCGGCCCCAGGGTGACGTCGATGAACGGGGTGGTCATCGAGCAGATGTCCACTCTTGAGGAGGCATGCGCCGCGGACGCCGTCATCGTCGGCAGCGGCATCGCCACCCGCGAGGTCACCGAAGACCCGGCGATCATGAACGTCCTGCGGGGCCTGGACCCCTCGCGCCAGCTCATCGCGGCGCAGTGCTCCGGCGCGCTTGTGCTGGCCAGGCTCGGCCTGCTGGGCGGCATCGCCGCCTGCACCGACCTGACCACGAAGCCGTGGGTCGTCGCCGCCGGCGTCGAGGTCCTCCACCAGCCCTTCTACGCCAAGGACAACATCGCCACCGCCGGCGGCTGCCTGGCCTCGCACTACCTCGCGGCCTGGATCATCGCCCGCCTCGAGGGCAACGACGCAGCCGAAAGCGCGCTGCACTATGTCGCCCCGGTCGGCGAGAAGGAGGAGTACACCGAGCGCGCCTGGCGCAACATCGCTCCCTACCTGCCTGCTCCCGCACCGGCGCTCGGCTGACCAACCGGTCGCAAGCAGCGGCCCACCACGGTCCGCACCCGCCGACGACGACCTCGTCCAGGCCGGGGTAGCCGATCATCACCCCGGCCGGGTGTTGGGCCCTGCAGTCAACAATCACCCCGACGACACCTCCAGCACATGTTCAGCCACTCCTGCACCGGCTACCGGGCCCCAACAGCCCGGGGCGGTCCGTGCTCCGTGTCGTTCCCCGCCCGGATACGCCTTTCGCAGGTGATCGAGCTCCATCCGTTCAACGGGCACGACGGGAGGGCGGCCGAGGACATGAAGAAGGGCGTCGCCGCCTCCGAGCTGCGCTCCGGCGGCCCACGCGCCTTCGCGCCCGCCGTGGTCAACGGGGGTGAATGCCGTGAACAAGGTGAACGGCCGGGCCGCCATCGACGGTCAGGCAGTGGACTCCGTGTTCGCCTTCGACCTGACCGTGGTGACCGACGACCTGCCCCCGTACCGGATCGAGGTCCGTCACGCCCTCGACTGCCAGGGGCTGCTGCACAGTTCCAGGGCGGTGGTCGCGTACGACCCCGAGCAGCCCTGGCGGGTTGTCATCCCGAGCAGCCCGCCGCGCCAGTGGCTGGCCCGCGCGAACAGCCTCAACCCGCCGACGGCCGAGGTGAAGCCCCGCGTCGGCGCGGCGCCGGCCGGCCTTCGCGCACTGGTGTCGGGCGTGGTGATCGCGGCCGTGCTGCTGGTGCTGATGCGGGTGCTGGGCTGAGCCGCCGCGGGCTCAGCCGTTGCGAGGGTTCTTCTTGAGCACCTTGCCGTTGATGTCGGCCCGCAGATAGGCGCCGCCGTACTCGTCCGAGACGTAGACGCTGAGCGTCGGCTGGTAGTTGTCGAACGGGGAGGCCGGGTCGATGTCCACGTAGTGGGTGGTGGGCTCGGCGACGCCGAGCTCCTTGTCCGCCCGGCGGATCAGCCCCGGCAGGGCGTCCCAGTTGATCTTCTCAAGGTCCACGGACCTGGAGCCCGATATGAGGGTGCCGCCCGCCCGTTCCCGTGCGGCTTTGCCGTCCTGGTACGTGAAGACGTCGTACAGGGCTTTGTTCTTTGCGACCGGGGCCTCGACGCTCGCGTGCCCGTCGAACAACGTGAACGACGTGACCCTTGTGCTGCCCATCACCGGCTTGAGCGCCGCGATGACGGACCGTGCCCCGGCGGGCGTCAGTAGGTTCTCGGTGGGCGCCGCGGCCTTCTGCGGGCTCTCTGCCACCTCGGTGGGTGAGGGCCTGCCCGAGGCCGGAGCCGGGGAAGGGGTGCTGCCGGCCGTCTCCGCGTTCGAGTCGGGCATCAGCGACCACACCAGCACCCCGGTCAGGGCGGTTCCGGCGAGCGCGGTGAAGACGGCGACGGCACGACCCCGCTGGATCCGCCGACGTATCTCCTGGGTTCCCAGCGTGGCGGGTTGCGGACGCGGGGGAGCGGTGCCCGTTCCACGGCCGGGCGCGTCCGGGCGCCGCACGGGCGCGGCAGGCGGGACGGTAGTCGGGTCCGTCCGGCCGAAGCCGGGCGGCACCGCGTCCTGCCGGGCGGGCGCTTCTTGACGGGGAAGTACGCCGACCTGCGGTGTCGCGGGGCGCTGCCCGGCAGATCCGACCGGTTCGCTCACCGCCGCGAGCATCCGGTCCAGTTCCCCGGGATCGGGTCTGGCGGCCGTGTCCCGGGTCAGCAGCGCGTTCAGTACCGGAGCCAGCGGACCGGCCTTCGCGGGCGGCGGGATCTCCTCGTCCAGCACGGCCGCCAGCGTCGCCAGGGTGGTGGCCTTGCGCAGCGGGTGCCGGCCCTCCACAGCGACGTACATCATCATGCCGAGCGACCAGAAGTCCGACGAAGGATTGCCCTCCTGGCCGCGAATGCGCTCGGGCGCCATGAAGTCGGGGGAGCCGATGATGGAACCGGTCGCCGTCAGACTGGTGGACTCGCGGATCGCCGCAATGCCGAAGTCGGTGAGCACCGGGCTCCCGTCGGCCCGGAGCAGGACGTTGGCGGGCTTGACGTCGCGGTGCAGGATCCCGGCGGCATGGGCGGCCCGCAGCGCGGACAGCAACCCGCGGCCGAGCTCAGCGGCTTCGACCGGGGCGAGCGTTCCCTCGGCCAGCCGTTCCGCGAGCGAGGCGCCGGGCACCAGCTCCATCACGATCCACGGGTAGGTCCCGTCACCGCCGTCCACGATGTGGTGGACCGTGACGACTCCCGGGTGGTCGAGCCGGGCCAGCGCACGTGCCTCACGCAGCACCCGCTCGCGCAGCACGCGGGCCGACTCCGGATCGCTCTCGGCGAGCGCTGGGTCCGGGGGCCGCACCTCCTTCAGCGCCACATCACGGTGCAGCGCCAAGTCGTGGGCCCGCCAGACCATGCCCATCCCGCCGCTGCCGAGCCGGTCGACCAGCTCGAAGCGGTCGTCGATCACACGGCGCACAGACCCCCCAGCGTTCATGGAAAAAGAGTACGGGGCAGGTGGGCGGCAGCGCTCACCCACCCCGCACGCCTCACACGGTGCCGCTCGGTGTGAGCCTGACCGTCACGATCTGAAAGGGCCGCAGCCCCAGCCGGACCGCATCGCCCTCGACCCCCGCGATCTCGCCGGCAAGCTTCAGGGCGGTCACGACCACCGCGTCGTGGACCGACACCAGCGGGGCCGCCCCGGCGCTCCCCGGCGCTCGGGCAGCCTGAGAAGGGCCAACACTCCGGCGACGGAAGCGGAGGAACACAACTCCTCCGGCACGCCACGCCACTTCGGTCATGGTCGCCGGCCTCGCGCGTACCGCCATCCTGTCCGGACAGCTGATCAACGGCTGTTCGCGGGTGCCTCGTTCGAGGTGGTGACCGCAGCCGGCTCGGGGGAACGCTGCGGCGCTGCGGAGCCTTCCGCTGCCGGCTCGGACCTGCTCAGCCATAGGCCGGTGAACACGGCGGTGGCCAAGATGATGGTGCCGGCGGCGAGGAAGGCGCTGTTGAGGCCGGTCTCGAAGGAGGTGCCGCCGGATTGGCGGGCGCGGACGATGGCTCCGAGTACCGCGACGCCGAGCACCGCGCCGATCTGCCGGGTGGTGCTGCTGATGCCTGACGCGAGGCCGCCTTCCTGCGGGCTGACCGCTTGCATGGCGGCGCCTGTCAGTGGGGACAGGGTCAGGGCGAAGCCGATGCCGGCGAGTGCCAGCCGCCACCACACGTTCCCGTACCCGGTGTCGGCGTGCACCGTGCCGAGCGCCAGCAGTCCCAGTCCGGCCAGGGCCAGGCCGGTGGTCACCACGATGCGGAAGCCGTACCGGGCGGCGAGGCGGCCCGCGTACGGGCTGACGATCACCATGGCGAGGGACACCGGCAGGGCCTGCAGGCCGGCGCGCAGGATCGAGCTGCCCTGGACGTACACGAAGAACTGGGAGAAGAAGAACGACGAGCCCATGAGCGCGAACCCCACCACGACCATGGCGGTGTTGGACACGGTGAACAGGCGCTGGCGGAACAGCCGCAGCGGCAGCATCGGTGCGGAGCGACGCGCTTCGACGGCGAGGAAGGCGGCGAGGAGGATCACCCCCGCGGTGAAGCTGCCCAGGATGACCGGCGCCGTCCAGCCGCGGGCACCACCCTCGATCAGCCCGTAGGTCAGCGCCCCCACCGCCAGAACGGACAGCACCGTCCCCGGGACGTCGATCGCCGGGGCACCCGGATTGCAGGTCTCCTCAAGGCTGCGCGCACCGACCACCAGCAGGACCACGCCGATGGGCAGATTGACCAGGAAGATGGCGGGCCAGCCGAAGACATCCGTCAGCACGCCGCCGGCCACGGGGCCCACGGCCAGACCCAGTCCGCTGAACCCGGCCCACAGCCCGATCGCCTTGATCCGTTCCTGCGGCACGGGACAGGCGGCGACGAGCAGGGCCAGCGAGGCGGGACTCAGCGCCGCGGCCCCGACGCCCTGCAGCACCCTGCCGGCGACCAGCCAGCCGACCGAGGGGGCGAGGCTGCACATCACCGACGCGACGGTGAACACCGCCACGCCGGTCAGGTACACCCGCTTGCGGCCGAACCGGTCGGCGAAGACACCGCCGGACAGCAACAGCATGGCGACCAGCAGCACATACGCGTCAACGATCCACTGCAGACCGGTCAGCTGCGTGTGCAGCCGGTCCTGCATATCGGGCAGCGCCGCCCCGACGATCGAGTTGTCGAGCAGGACCATGAACTGGCCCAGGCAGGTCACCGTGAGCAACACGGCCCGGCTCGGTCCACTGCCTACGGGAGCAAG
This genomic interval from Streptomyces sp. NBC_00464 contains the following:
- a CDS encoding DJ-1/PfpI family protein; the encoded protein is MHIAILTFEGYNELDSLIALGVLNRIKTDDWRVTIATPGPRVTSMNGVVIEQMSTLEEACAADAVIVGSGIATREVTEDPAIMNVLRGLDPSRQLIAAQCSGALVLARLGLLGGIAACTDLTTKPWVVAAGVEVLHQPFYAKDNIATAGGCLASHYLAAWIIARLEGNDAAESALHYVAPVGEKEEYTERAWRNIAPYLPAPAPALG
- a CDS encoding protein kinase domain-containing protein — encoded protein: MNAGGSVRRVIDDRFELVDRLGSGGMGMVWRAHDLALHRDVALKEVRPPDPALAESDPESARVLRERVLREARALARLDHPGVVTVHHIVDGGDGTYPWIVMELVPGASLAERLAEGTLAPVEAAELGRGLLSALRAAHAAGILHRDVKPANVLLRADGSPVLTDFGIAAIRESTSLTATGSIIGSPDFMAPERIRGQEGNPSSDFWSLGMMMYVAVEGRHPLRKATTLATLAAVLDEEIPPPAKAGPLAPVLNALLTRDTAARPDPGELDRMLAAVSEPVGSAGQRPATPQVGVLPRQEAPARQDAVPPGFGRTDPTTVPPAAPVRRPDAPGRGTGTAPPRPQPATLGTQEIRRRIQRGRAVAVFTALAGTALTGVLVWSLMPDSNAETAGSTPSPAPASGRPSPTEVAESPQKAAAPTENLLTPAGARSVIAALKPVMGSTRVTSFTLFDGHASVEAPVAKNKALYDVFTYQDGKAARERAGGTLISGSRSVDLEKINWDALPGLIRRADKELGVAEPTTHYVDIDPASPFDNYQPTLSVYVSDEYGGAYLRADINGKVLKKNPRNG
- a CDS encoding MFS transporter, which translates into the protein MAASLAPVGSGPSRAVLLTVTCLGQFMVLLDNSIVGAALPDMQDRLHTQLTGLQWIVDAYVLLVAMLLLSGGVFADRFGRKRVYLTGVAVFTVASVMCSLAPSVGWLVAGRVLQGVGAAALSPASLALLVAACPVPQERIKAIGLWAGFSGLGLAVGPVAGGVLTDVFGWPAIFLVNLPIGVVLLVVGARSLEETCNPGAPAIDVPGTVLSVLAVGALTYGLIEGGARGWTAPVILGSFTAGVILLAAFLAVEARRSAPMLPLRLFRQRLFTVSNTAMVVVGFALMGSSFFFSQFFVYVQGSSILRAGLQALPVSLAMVIVSPYAGRLAARYGFRIVVTTGLALAGLGLLALGTVHADTGYGNVWWRLALAGIGFALTLSPLTGAAMQAVSPQEGGLASGISSTTRQIGAVLGVAVLGAIVRARQSGGTSFETGLNSAFLAAGTIILATAVFTGLWLSRSEPAAEGSAAPQRSPEPAAVTTSNEAPANSR
- a CDS encoding aminotransferase-like domain-containing protein; amino-acid sequence: MAASRYKKLVDALASDIRTGRLAPGARLPTHRALAAREGIAVVTATRVYAELEAMGLVSREQGRGTFVRDIAVPAGHGIDQQDVATDAVDLNFNYPSLPGQADLLRQALREVATSGDLDSLLRYQPHRGRPQDRASVARHLGCRGIGAAADQILITNGAQHGLAITIMATLNAGDVVAVDALTYPGFKVLAHAFHLDLEPIPTTTDGPDLDALEKLCATRPVRAVYSMPTLHNPLGWVMPTTERNRLIGIARQYGPLIIEDASYAYLVEDPPPPLAATAPDITVYVSGLSKSIATGLRVGFVLAPPSAVPSLERAIRATTWNTPALTTAIACRWLDDGTVNHLEALKRDDAKTRQALVRQELAGLPLIGHPSSYFTWLPLPDDARADRLTAALARRHISVTTAEPFTTSTHTPQAIRLALGSTDLDSLRSTLRTVHQVAVEDAYA